The proteins below come from a single Juglans regia cultivar Chandler chromosome 12, Walnut 2.0, whole genome shotgun sequence genomic window:
- the LOC108992485 gene encoding uncharacterized protein LOC108992485, with protein sequence MEVAEMDEALKVLDSSLSLLKWRLKFPSKRRLEIDILALCTGMRAAVLVDYGGKMPELQERLCGLVKIIQKESPIFENLRVMVIEDMIYLIHVRGLAEHVRLSLSSEAQLLFVDLEHDPPKMVTLEQSPLRMQFVSIQKSFSLLFPQDGMKDDLLPCHSNDYMANDKSSTNELLVSQSSDFIDLSSCMQDTQVTVPTLNGWLLGYPVVYLFSKEYIADAVCNLSTKSLRIFKISVCRNAAPNKVSQLEELLSFSVPYELSMGGSNEPWAEAFLAHMQDKWGSCKQVWRSLQMEVSACYPQAAIVL encoded by the exons ATGGAGGTAGCCGAAATGGATGAAGCACTGAAGGTGTTggactcctctctctctctcctcaaatgGCGTCTCAAATTTCCATCCAAGCGCCGACTCGAAATTG ATATACTGGCCTTGTGTACTGGAATGAGGGCAGCTGTACTGGTTGACTATGGTGGAAAGATGCCTGAACTTCAGGAGCGATTATGTGGACTCGTGAAAATTATTCAAAAG GAGTCCCCCATTTTTGAGAATCTGAGAGTAATGGTTATAGAAGATATGATATATCTGATACATGTAAGAGGACTTGCTGAGCATGTAAGGTTAAGCTTAAGCTCAGAGGCACAGCTGCTTTTTGTGGACCTTGAACATGACCCTCCAAAG ATGGTAACATTAGAACAGAGCCCATTAAGAATGCAGTTTGTATCAATTCAGAAgtctttctctcttttatttcctCAAGATGGAATGAAAGATGATCTCTTACCATGTCACAGCAATGATTACATGGCCAATGACAAATCTTCAACTAACGAGCTTCTTGTTTCTCAATCTTCTGACTTTATTGATCTTAGTAGCTGCATGCAAGATACACAGGTTACTGTGCCGACTTTAAATGG ATGGCTTCTGGGTTATCCAGTAGTGTACTTGTTCAGCAAGGAGTACATTGCTGATGCTGTTTGTAACCTTTCCACCAAGTCTCTTCGCATCTTCAAGATATCAGTCTGCAG GAATGCTGCCCCAAATAAAGTATCTCAGCTTGAAGAACTGTTGAG TTTTTCGGTGCCTTACGAACTAAGCATGGGAGGGAGTAACGAACCATGGGCAGAGGCATTTCTAGCTCACATGCAGGATAAGTGGGGAAGCTGTAAGCAAGTTTGGAGGTCTTTGCAGATGGAGGTTAGTGCATGCTACCCCCAAGCTGCCATTGTTTTGTAA